A stretch of Castanea sativa cultivar Marrone di Chiusa Pesio chromosome 2, ASM4071231v1 DNA encodes these proteins:
- the LOC142623943 gene encoding putative N-acetyltransferase HLS1, with the protein MEAEGVIVVRELDLKKDLLEVEDLERRCEVGNSGKISLFTDLHGDPISRVRHSPAFLMLVAETAKEKEIVGLIRGCIKTVTCGKKLSRNGKINTNNNTNELIKPVPVYTKLAYILGLRVSPSHRRMGIGLKLVRQMEKWFGENGAEYSYMATENDNLASVKLFTDKCGYSKFRTPSILVNPVFAHRLGLSDKVTVMRLSPSDAESLYRKRFSTTEFFPRDIDSVLNNRLSLGTFLAVPRGSYSADTWPGSDRFLSDPPESWAVVSVWNCKEVFTLEVRGASLAARALAKTTRIVDRALPFLKLPSVPELFRPFGGHFLYGLGGEGRSAGKMVTVLCAHAHNLAKELGCGVVATEVSNREPLKSGIPHWKWLSCDEDLWCIKRLGEDYSDGSVGDWTKSPPGLSIFVDPREV; encoded by the exons atgGAAGCAGAGGGTGTGATAGTTGTGAGAGAGTTGGACCTGAAGAAAGACCTTTTAGAAGTCGAAGATTTAGAAAGGAGATGTGAAGTGGGAAACAGTGGCAAGATCTCACTCTTCACCGACCTCCATGGTGACCCTATTTCCCGGGTCCGCCACTCTCCTGCTTTCCTCATGCTG GTAGCTGAGACGgccaaagagaaagagatagtcGGGTTAATAAGAGGTTGCATCAAAACCGTTACATGTGGCAAAAAGCTCTCCAGAAATGGAAAAatcaacaccaacaacaacaccaaTGAACTTATCAAACCCGTACCTGTTTACACCAAACTTGCCTACATCTTAGGCCTTCGAGTCTCTCCCTCTCACCg GAGAATGGGAATAGGGTTAAAGCTGGTGCGTCAAATGGAGAAGTGGTTTGGAGAAAATGGCGCTGAATATTCGTACATGGCTACCGAAAATGACAACCTAGCTTCGGTTAAGTTGTTCACCGACAAATGCGGCTACTCCAAGTTCCGTACACCTTCGATCCTCGTCAACCCTGTGTTCGCTCACCGACTCGGGCTCTCTGACAAAGTCACCGTTATGAGACTCAGTCCCTCCGACGCCGAGTCACTCTACCGGAAGCGATTCTCCACCACCGAGTTTTTCCCGCGCGACATTGACTCGGTGCTCAACAACAGGCTGAGTCTCGGTACGTTTCTGGCCGTGCCACGTGGGAGTTACAGCGCGGACACGTGGCCCGGGTCGGATCGGTTTCTGTCCGACCCGCCTGAGTCGTGGGCGGTGGTCAGTGTTTGGAACTGTAAGGAGGTGTTTACGCTGGAAGTACGAGGCGCGTCGCTGGCGGCGCGTGCTCTTGCCAAAACGACACGGATCGTGGACAGGGCGTTGCCGTTTTTGAAGCTACCGTCGGTGCCGGAGCTGTTTAGGCCGTTTGGGGGTCATTTTTTGTATGGGCTTGGGGGTGAAGGCCGAAGCGCAGGGAAAATGGTGACAGTGCTGTGCGCACACGCTCACAACCTGGCTAAAGAACTTGGGTGTGGTGTGGTGGCCACGGAGGTCTCGAATCGTGAACCGTTAAAATCTGGAATACCTCACTGGAAATGGCTATCGTGTGATGAGGATTTATGGTGTATCAAGAGGCTTGGGGAGGACTATAGTGACGGCTCTGTCGGTGACTGGACCAAATCTCCACCTGGATTGTCCATTTTTGTCGACCCCAGAGAGGTCTAA